The following are encoded together in the Roseobacter denitrificans OCh 114 genome:
- a CDS encoding Mrp/NBP35 family ATP-binding protein, with translation MSITKAEIEAALDRITLPDGRSLIAHDLIRAMAIDSGNVRFVIEAPSPEVARQMGPLRDAAEKAVRELPGVQSASVALTAHGPAQAKPAAPSLKIGGHPKPQAGPTKPSGVQHILAIGSGKGGVGKSTVSSNLAVALAKAGRRVGLLDADIYGPSQPRMMGVNKRPASPDGKTIIPLRAHGVTMMSIGFMMEEGKAVVWRGPMLMGALQQMLGQVEWGELDVLLVDLPPGTGDVQLTLCTKSELTGAIVVSTPQDVALIDARKALDMFATLKTPVLGLIENMSMFVCPDCGSEHQIFGQGGVAAEADKLGVPLLGTLPIDLETRLAGDGGTPIAVGQSAMAQAYARIADGLIKGGMA, from the coding sequence ATGTCTATCACAAAAGCTGAAATCGAAGCCGCGCTGGATCGCATCACGCTGCCGGACGGGCGTAGCCTGATTGCGCATGATTTGATTCGTGCGATGGCGATTGACAGCGGCAATGTGCGCTTTGTGATCGAGGCGCCAAGCCCCGAGGTTGCCCGTCAGATGGGGCCTCTGCGCGATGCGGCAGAAAAGGCGGTTCGCGAACTGCCCGGCGTGCAATCGGCGTCCGTTGCGCTGACGGCGCATGGCCCCGCGCAGGCAAAACCGGCAGCGCCAAGCCTCAAGATTGGGGGCCACCCCAAGCCGCAAGCGGGGCCCACCAAACCCAGCGGCGTGCAGCACATTCTGGCGATCGGGTCGGGCAAGGGCGGTGTCGGGAAATCAACGGTGTCCTCGAACCTTGCGGTGGCTCTGGCCAAGGCCGGGCGCAGGGTCGGATTGCTGGATGCGGATATCTATGGGCCCAGCCAGCCGCGCATGATGGGGGTCAACAAACGCCCCGCCAGCCCGGATGGCAAAACCATCATTCCCCTGCGTGCACATGGGGTGACGATGATGTCCATCGGCTTCATGATGGAAGAAGGCAAGGCGGTGGTGTGGCGCGGACCGATGTTGATGGGCGCATTGCAGCAGATGCTGGGGCAGGTTGAATGGGGCGAGCTTGACGTGCTGCTGGTTGATCTGCCGCCCGGTACGGGGGATGTGCAATTGACGCTGTGCACAAAATCGGAACTGACCGGCGCGATCGTGGTTTCGACTCCGCAGGATGTGGCGCTGATCGACGCGCGCAAGGCATTGGATATGTTTGCGACGCTCAAGACACCCGTGCTGGGGCTGATCGAGAACATGTCGATGTTCGTCTGCCCCGATTGCGGATCAGAGCATCAGATTTTCGGGCAAGGCGGGGTGGCCGCCGAAGCGGATAAACTGGGCGTGCCCTTGCTGGGGACGCTGCCGATTGATCTTGAAACCCGTCTGGCCGGGGATGGCGGGACGCCGATCGCGGTGGGTCAAAGTGCCATGGCGCAGGCCTATGCGCGTATCGCGGACGGGCTCATCAAGGGCGGTATGGCCTGA
- a CDS encoding ATP-dependent helicase, whose product MSSFDDMDAFEGASLSARAMAARPQPYLDGLNPAQREAVEQLDGPVLMLAGAGTGKTRALTARIVHLLNTGRARPNEVLAVTFTNKAAREMKNRVGEMLGQPIEGMPWLGTFHAICVKLLRRHAELVGLKSNFTILDTDDQLRLLKQLVSAEGIDDKRWPARQLASIIDGWKNSAFTPEKVPTSEAGAYNHKGVKLYAQYQRRLIELNAVDFGDLLLHMVTIFQTHEDVLKQYQRWFAYILVDEYQDTNVAQYLWLRLLAAGHKNICCVGDDDQSIYGWRGAEVGNILRFEKDFPGAHVVRLEQNYRSTPHILAAASGVIAGNEGRLGKTLFTDVTEGEKVRLIGHWDGEEEARWIGDEIEAAQRGTRGLEKFSLDDMAILVRASHQMRAFEDRFLTIGLPYRVIGGPRFYERMEIRDAMAYFRVVVSPDNDLAFERIVNTPKRGLGDKAQQTIQTTARANGVSLFEGARLAVAQGLIKGKGGAELRKLVEGIDRWITMLHQRKQVDGDAVIDDGGGGALAFSHIELAEVILDESGYTTHWQNEKTPEAPGRLENLKELVSQLQNFENLQGFLEHVSLIMDNERDAGEEKVTLMTLHAAKGTEFPLIFLPGWEDGLLPSQRSMDEGGTEVRNGKRIAKGLEEERRLAYVGITRAKKLCTISFVANRLIFSKGMKGWQSMMPSRFIDELPPEHVEVLTPPGLYGGGYGAAAPRSTLHDQAAEANVYNSPGWRRLQARSQDRPVSQPRESRNTVIDASALSSFVIGERVFHQKFGYGAVIAIEGDKLEIAFEKAGTKKVIAKFITAADDIPF is encoded by the coding sequence ATGAGCAGTTTTGATGACATGGACGCTTTTGAGGGCGCATCGCTCTCCGCGCGCGCGATGGCGGCGCGCCCGCAACCCTATCTTGACGGGCTGAACCCCGCGCAACGAGAAGCAGTGGAGCAATTGGACGGACCGGTCCTGATGCTTGCGGGGGCCGGGACGGGCAAGACGCGGGCGCTGACGGCGCGGATAGTGCACCTGCTCAACACAGGGCGCGCGCGCCCGAACGAAGTGCTGGCGGTGACTTTCACCAACAAGGCCGCGCGCGAAATGAAAAACCGCGTCGGCGAAATGTTGGGCCAGCCGATTGAAGGGATGCCATGGCTTGGCACCTTTCATGCGATTTGTGTCAAACTGCTGCGCCGCCATGCGGAACTGGTGGGGTTGAAGTCGAATTTTACCATTCTGGACACGGACGATCAGTTGCGCCTGCTCAAGCAATTGGTGTCTGCCGAAGGCATTGACGACAAACGCTGGCCTGCCCGGCAGTTGGCCAGCATCATAGATGGCTGGAAAAACAGCGCATTCACGCCCGAAAAGGTGCCGACGAGCGAGGCGGGGGCGTATAACCACAAGGGCGTCAAGCTTTACGCCCAGTATCAGCGCCGCCTGATCGAGTTGAACGCGGTCGATTTCGGCGATCTGTTGTTGCATATGGTGACGATCTTTCAGACGCATGAGGACGTGCTGAAACAGTATCAGCGCTGGTTCGCCTATATCCTCGTGGATGAGTATCAGGATACGAACGTCGCGCAGTATCTGTGGCTGCGGCTTTTGGCGGCGGGTCACAAGAACATCTGCTGTGTGGGCGATGACGACCAGTCGATCTATGGCTGGCGCGGGGCGGAGGTGGGCAACATCCTGCGCTTCGAAAAAGACTTCCCCGGCGCACATGTGGTCAGACTGGAACAGAATTACCGCTCCACCCCGCATATTCTGGCCGCCGCCTCGGGCGTGATCGCGGGCAATGAGGGCCGTCTTGGCAAGACCCTTTTTACCGACGTGACCGAGGGTGAAAAAGTCCGCCTGATCGGGCATTGGGATGGTGAGGAAGAGGCCCGCTGGATCGGGGATGAAATCGAAGCCGCCCAACGCGGCACCCGCGGGCTTGAGAAATTCAGCCTTGATGACATGGCGATCCTTGTGCGTGCGAGCCACCAGATGCGCGCGTTTGAAGACCGATTCCTGACCATCGGTCTGCCCTACCGCGTCATCGGCGGCCCGCGCTTTTACGAGCGGATGGAGATCCGCGATGCCATGGCCTATTTCCGCGTCGTTGTCAGCCCGGACAATGATCTGGCGTTTGAGCGGATCGTGAACACGCCCAAACGCGGCCTTGGCGACAAGGCGCAGCAGACCATTCAGACGACAGCGCGCGCAAATGGCGTCTCCCTCTTTGAAGGCGCGCGCTTGGCCGTTGCCCAAGGGTTGATCAAAGGCAAGGGTGGCGCGGAATTGCGCAAACTGGTTGAGGGGATCGACCGGTGGATCACCATGCTGCATCAGCGCAAACAGGTGGATGGGGATGCGGTCATTGACGACGGGGGCGGGGGCGCGCTTGCGTTTTCTCACATCGAACTTGCCGAGGTCATCCTCGACGAAAGCGGGTATACGACCCATTGGCAAAACGAAAAGACACCCGAGGCGCCGGGGCGTCTGGAAAACCTCAAGGAACTGGTAAGCCAGCTTCAGAACTTTGAGAACCTACAGGGCTTTCTGGAGCATGTCAGCCTGATCATGGACAATGAAAGAGATGCGGGCGAAGAGAAAGTTACCCTCATGACCTTGCATGCCGCCAAGGGAACCGAATTTCCGTTAATTTTCTTACCAGGCTGGGAGGACGGTCTGTTGCCTTCGCAACGTTCAATGGATGAAGGTGGCACCGAAGTTAGAAATGGAAAACGAATTGCCAAAGGTTTAGAGGAAGAACGTAGATTAGCTTACGTGGGTATTACCCGTGCAAAAAAGCTATGTACAATATCGTTTGTAGCCAATCGTCTTATCTTTTCGAAAGGTATGAAGGGCTGGCAGTCTATGATGCCGTCCCGGTTTATCGACGAATTGCCGCCAGAGCATGTGGAAGTTCTGACCCCGCCGGGGCTTTATGGGGGCGGATACGGGGCCGCAGCTCCCCGCAGTACCCTGCATGATCAGGCAGCCGAAGCGAATGTGTATAATTCCCCCGGCTGGCGGCGGCTTCAGGCGCGCAGTCAGGACCGGCCCGTTTCTCAACCCCGCGAGTCGCGCAATACGGTGATTGACGCCTCTGCCTTGTCCAGTTTCGTGATCGGTGAACGGGTTTTCCATCAGAAATTCGGCTATGGTGCCGTGATCGCAATCGAAGGCGACAAGCTGGAGATCGCGTTTGAAAAGGCTGGCACCAAGAAGGTGATAGCCAAATTCATCACGGCAGCGGACGATATTCCGTTCTGA
- a CDS encoding DUF1868 domain-containing protein, with the protein MPNPYVQKMTRRNNANDPARLGQRYSRTAFLPEAGNTVICHLDTAHPTHHAILAARSKMQALRGAQRFLFTPAASLHMTVFEGAIETRRTADAWPKDISRDAGIDHATAHVLERLAGFVPPPAFSVRIAGVAPTGLILQGAQEADEAVLRAWRDALIAPFGYRHDTHDLYVFHMTFGYPIDWLTDDEAPVWESALSEIHADLVRDAPVVPLKPPAFCSFADMTRFEELLVLRP; encoded by the coding sequence ATGCCAAACCCTTATGTCCAGAAAATGACCAGACGCAACAACGCCAACGATCCGGCGCGGTTGGGCCAGCGCTATAGCCGTACAGCGTTTCTGCCCGAAGCTGGCAACACCGTCATTTGCCATCTTGATACGGCGCACCCGACCCATCACGCGATACTGGCGGCGCGCTCGAAAATGCAGGCGCTGCGCGGTGCCCAACGGTTTTTGTTCACGCCCGCCGCCAGCCTGCACATGACGGTCTTCGAGGGCGCGATCGAAACGCGACGCACGGCGGATGCATGGCCAAAAGACATCAGCCGGGACGCAGGGATCGACCATGCCACGGCGCATGTACTTGAACGGTTGGCCGGCTTCGTGCCGCCGCCCGCGTTTTCTGTGCGCATCGCCGGGGTCGCACCAACGGGACTCATCCTGCAAGGGGCGCAGGAAGCGGATGAGGCAGTATTACGGGCCTGGCGGGACGCGCTGATCGCCCCCTTTGGATATCGGCATGACACGCACGATCTTTACGTGTTTCATATGACGTTCGGCTATCCCATCGACTGGCTCACGGATGATGAAGCCCCGGTTTGGGAAAGCGCTTTGAGTGAAATCCATGCCGATCTTGTCAGGGATGCGCCCGTGGTGCCCCTGAAACCGCCCGCTTTTTGCAGCTTCGCGGATATGACCCGGTTTGAAGAGCTGTTGGTTCTGCGCCCCTGA
- a CDS encoding pyruvate carboxylase yields the protein MPEFKKILIANRGEIAIRIMRAANEMGKKTVAVFAEEDKLGLHRFKADEAYRIGEGLGPVAAYLSIDEIIRVAKESGADAIHPGYGLLSENPDFVDACDQNGIVFIGPRAETMRALGDKASARRVAIEAGVPVIPATEVLGDDMKAIKAEAKEIGYPLMLKASWGGGGRGMRPIQQEDELEEKVLEGRREAEAAFGNGEGYLEKMILKARHVEVQILGDKHGDMYHLFERDCSVQRRNQKVVERAPAPYLTEAQRAEVCKLGYDICKHVNYECAGTVEFLMDMDDGKFYFIEVNPRVQVEHTVTEEVTGIDIVQAQILIAEGKTIAEATGKPTQADVQLNGHALQTRITTEDPQNNFIPDYGRITAFREATGMGIRLDGGTAYSGGVITRYYDSLLVKVTAKAQTPDAAIARMDRALREFRIRSVSTNIAFVENLLKHPTFLNNEYHTKFIDETPDLFQFSKRRDRGTKVLTYIADITVNGHPETKAHPRPPAHVKDPRPPKERAEPMMGTRNLLEQKGPQAVADWMKQQRQLLITDTTMRDGHQSLLATRMRSIDMIKVAPSYSANLPQLFSVECWGGATFDVAYRFLQECPWQRLRDLRSAMPNLMTQMLLRASNGVGYTNYPDNVVQEFVRVAAKTGVDVFRVFDSLNWVENMRVAMDAVIENGKVCEGSICYTGDINDPDRAKYNLKYYVDMGKELRDAGAHVLGLKDMAGLLKPAAARQLVRTLKSEVGLPIHFHTHDTAGVACATILAASEAGVDAVDCAMDALSGNTSQATLGSVVSALKHTDRDTGLDMSAIREISDYWEEVRNHYAAFETGMQAPSSEVYLHEMPGGQFTNLKAQAASLGLADRWHEVAQTYAEVNQMFGDIVKVTPSSKVVGDMALMMVSQGLSRADVENPDTDVSFPDSVVDMMRGNLGQPPGGFPEAIVKKVLKDEQPILDRPGKHLPPADLEALRAEASNLMEGKLVDDEDLSGYLMYPKVFLDYMGRHRTYGPVRALPTKTFFYGMEPGEEISAEIDPGKTLEIRLQTVGDTGEDGEVRVFFELNGQPRVIRVPNRLVTASTQKRPKAETGNAKHIGAPMPGVVASVAAKEGGKVKAGDLLLTIEAMKMETGIHAEKAATVKAVHVSPGGQIDAKDLLIEFE from the coding sequence ATGCCAGAATTCAAAAAAATCCTCATTGCCAACCGGGGCGAAATCGCGATCCGCATCATGCGCGCAGCAAACGAGATGGGCAAGAAAACCGTCGCCGTGTTTGCCGAAGAGGATAAACTGGGCCTGCATCGTTTCAAAGCGGATGAGGCCTATCGGATTGGCGAAGGTTTGGGGCCGGTTGCTGCCTACCTCAGCATTGACGAGATCATCCGTGTGGCAAAGGAATCGGGCGCCGATGCCATTCACCCGGGCTATGGGCTGCTCTCCGAGAACCCGGATTTTGTGGACGCCTGCGATCAGAATGGCATCGTCTTCATCGGCCCGCGTGCCGAAACAATGCGCGCGCTGGGGGACAAGGCCTCCGCCCGCCGGGTGGCCATTGAAGCAGGTGTGCCGGTGATCCCGGCCACCGAAGTGCTGGGCGATGACATGAAGGCGATCAAGGCCGAGGCCAAGGAAATCGGCTATCCGCTGATGCTCAAGGCATCATGGGGCGGCGGGGGGCGCGGCATGCGCCCGATCCAGCAAGAGGACGAGTTGGAAGAAAAGGTCCTTGAGGGGCGGCGCGAGGCCGAAGCTGCCTTTGGCAATGGCGAGGGCTATCTGGAAAAGATGATCCTCAAGGCGCGCCATGTGGAGGTTCAGATTCTGGGCGACAAGCATGGGGACATGTATCACCTGTTTGAACGCGACTGTTCGGTCCAGCGGCGCAACCAAAAGGTCGTCGAGCGCGCGCCCGCCCCCTATCTGACGGAGGCGCAGCGTGCTGAAGTCTGCAAACTGGGCTATGATATTTGCAAACATGTGAATTACGAGTGCGCGGGCACGGTCGAATTCCTGATGGATATGGACGATGGCAAGTTCTACTTCATCGAAGTGAACCCGCGCGTACAGGTTGAACATACCGTCACCGAAGAGGTGACCGGCATCGACATCGTGCAGGCGCAGATCCTGATCGCAGAGGGTAAAACCATCGCCGAGGCCACGGGCAAGCCGACGCAGGCGGATGTGCAACTGAACGGCCATGCGCTGCAGACCCGGATCACCACCGAGGACCCGCAGAATAACTTCATCCCCGACTATGGCCGCATTACTGCCTTTCGCGAGGCGACGGGCATGGGCATCCGGCTTGATGGCGGCACTGCCTATTCCGGCGGTGTGATCACGCGCTATTACGACAGCCTGCTGGTCAAGGTCACCGCCAAAGCGCAAACACCGGACGCGGCCATCGCCCGGATGGACCGTGCCCTGCGCGAATTCCGCATCCGGAGCGTGTCCACCAACATCGCCTTTGTCGAGAACCTGCTCAAACACCCGACGTTTCTGAACAATGAATATCACACCAAATTCATTGACGAGACGCCCGACCTGTTCCAATTCTCCAAGCGGCGCGATCGTGGCACCAAAGTGCTGACCTATATCGCCGATATCACCGTGAACGGCCATCCCGAAACCAAGGCCCATCCGCGCCCGCCGGCCCATGTCAAAGACCCCCGCCCCCCCAAGGAACGCGCGGAACCCATGATGGGCACGCGCAACCTGCTGGAACAGAAGGGCCCGCAGGCGGTTGCCGACTGGATGAAGCAACAGCGTCAGCTCTTGATCACCGACACCACCATGCGCGACGGGCACCAGTCGCTGCTGGCCACGCGGATGCGGTCCATTGATATGATCAAGGTGGCGCCGAGCTATTCGGCCAACCTGCCGCAACTCTTTTCCGTTGAATGTTGGGGGGGCGCGACCTTCGATGTGGCCTATCGCTTCCTGCAGGAATGCCCCTGGCAGCGCCTGCGCGATTTGCGTTCCGCCATGCCGAACCTGATGACGCAGATGCTACTGCGCGCCTCAAACGGGGTGGGATATACCAATTACCCGGATAATGTGGTGCAGGAATTCGTGCGCGTCGCCGCCAAGACCGGGGTGGATGTGTTCCGCGTCTTTGACAGCCTCAACTGGGTTGAGAACATGCGCGTTGCGATGGATGCCGTGATCGAGAACGGCAAGGTCTGCGAAGGGTCCATCTGCTACACTGGCGACATCAATGACCCGGATCGGGCAAAGTATAACCTGAAATATTATGTCGACATGGGCAAGGAACTGCGCGACGCGGGGGCCCATGTGCTTGGCCTCAAGGATATGGCGGGCCTGCTCAAACCCGCCGCCGCGCGCCAGTTGGTCCGCACCCTGAAATCCGAAGTCGGCCTGCCGATCCATTTTCACACCCATGATACCGCCGGCGTGGCCTGTGCCACAATCCTTGCTGCCTCCGAGGCGGGTGTGGATGCGGTGGACTGCGCGATGGATGCGCTGTCGGGCAACACCTCGCAGGCGACGCTGGGCTCTGTTGTTTCGGCACTGAAACACACCGACCGCGACACCGGGCTGGATATGTCCGCGATTCGCGAAATTTCCGATTATTGGGAAGAGGTGCGCAATCACTACGCCGCCTTTGAAACCGGCATGCAGGCGCCCTCCTCCGAGGTTTATCTGCATGAAATGCCCGGCGGCCAGTTCACCAACCTCAAGGCGCAGGCGGCGAGCCTTGGGCTTGCGGATCGCTGGCACGAGGTCGCACAAACCTATGCCGAGGTGAACCAGATGTTTGGCGATATCGTCAAGGTGACGCCATCCTCCAAGGTGGTGGGCGATATGGCCCTGATGATGGTATCGCAAGGGCTGAGCCGGGCCGACGTGGAAAACCCGGACACAGATGTCTCCTTCCCGGACAGTGTCGTGGATATGATGCGCGGCAACCTCGGCCAACCGCCCGGCGGTTTTCCCGAGGCCATTGTGAAAAAGGTGCTCAAGGATGAACAACCGATCCTTGACCGCCCCGGCAAACACCTGCCCCCCGCCGATCTCGAAGCCCTGCGCGCAGAAGCCTCCAATCTGATGGAAGGCAAGCTCGTTGATGATGAGGACTTGTCGGGATATCTGATGTATCCCAAGGTGTTCCTAGATTATATGGGCCGCCATCGCACCTATGGGCCGGTCCGGGCGCTGCCCACCAAGACGTTCTTTTACGGCATGGAACCGGGCGAAGAAATCAGCGCGGAAATCGACCCCGGTAAGACGCTCGAAATTCGTCTGCAGACGGTCGGCGACACGGGTGAAGACGGTGAGGTCCGGGTGTTCTTTGAGCTTAACGGCCAGCCCCGCGTGATCCGCGTGCCCAACCGCCTCGTAACGGCAAGCACGCAAAAACGCCCCAAAGCCGAGACCGGCAACGCCAAACATATCGGCGCGCCCATGCCGGGTGTTGTTGCCTCCGTTGCGGCCAAGGAGGGCGGCAAGGTCAAGGCGGGTGATCTGTTGCTCACCATTGAAGCGATGAAAATGGAGACCGGTATCCACGCCGAAAAGGCCGCCACTGTCAAAGCCGTACACGTCAGCCCCGGCGGCCAGATTGATGCCAAGGACCTGCTGATCGAGTTTGAATAA
- a CDS encoding DUF1127 domain-containing protein has translation MTYYNHIKSPSAFERLLAWGAHGLQQAAVAHARYRIYRSSLSELRALSDRELEDLGMSRYVLKDIAMQTAIEQTARVS, from the coding sequence ATGACGTATTACAATCACATCAAATCACCGAGCGCGTTCGAACGGCTGCTGGCGTGGGGTGCGCATGGATTGCAGCAGGCAGCCGTCGCGCATGCACGGTACAGAATTTACCGAAGCTCGCTGAGCGAATTGCGCGCGTTGAGCGATCGCGAACTCGAAGACCTTGGCATGAGCCGTTACGTGCTGAAGGACATTGCGATGCAGACGGCAATTGAACAAACAGCTCGCGTGAGCTGA
- a CDS encoding alpha-hydroxy acid oxidase, whose amino-acid sequence MSLHNRYPAIADLRTRARARIPKFVWEYLDSATGTEATQRRNRTALDRIGLRPSILHGEFAPDLSTAFLDVKRPLPFGVAPVGMSGLMWPDAEGHLARAAARAQIPYSLSTVASQSPEDVAPHLGPDAWFQMYPPRDPDIRTDMLARARAAGFATLVLTVDVPVASRRERQTRSGLTQPPRLTPRLLAQVATRPAWAWGMAQRGMPRMRGLEKYTPKTENALSSTQHAGYLLRTSPDWDYVAWLRDAWDGPFVVKGVLRAEDAEPLKKRGVDAIWVSNHAGRQFDAAPASIDALRDIRAATDLPLIFDSGIEGGLDILRAYACGADFVMLGRAFHYALAALGPLGVDHLIDILTKDIEANMGQLGARTLRAVPVPFDLATDRPAL is encoded by the coding sequence ATGAGCCTGCACAACCGCTATCCCGCGATCGCCGATCTGCGGACCCGCGCCCGCGCCCGTATACCGAAATTCGTGTGGGAGTATCTCGATTCGGCAACCGGCACCGAGGCCACGCAGCGGCGTAACCGTACTGCATTGGACCGTATTGGCCTGCGCCCCTCGATCCTGCATGGCGAATTCGCCCCTGATCTGAGCACCGCGTTTCTCGACGTGAAACGCCCGCTGCCGTTCGGGGTCGCACCTGTGGGCATGTCCGGGCTGATGTGGCCCGATGCCGAAGGGCATCTGGCCCGCGCAGCGGCGCGCGCACAGATCCCCTATTCGCTGTCAACTGTTGCCAGCCAATCCCCCGAAGACGTCGCACCGCATCTTGGCCCGGATGCATGGTTTCAGATGTATCCACCGCGCGATCCGGATATTCGCACCGATATGCTGGCGCGGGCGCGGGCCGCGGGTTTCGCCACCCTGGTGCTGACGGTGGATGTGCCCGTCGCCTCGCGCCGCGAGCGGCAGACCCGCTCTGGCCTGACCCAGCCGCCGCGCCTGACACCGCGCCTGTTGGCGCAGGTTGCCACAAGACCGGCGTGGGCATGGGGAATGGCACAGCGCGGCATGCCCCGCATGCGCGGGCTTGAAAAATACACCCCAAAAACCGAAAACGCCCTGTCCTCGACACAACATGCCGGATATCTGCTGCGCACCTCCCCCGACTGGGACTATGTCGCATGGCTGCGCGACGCCTGGGATGGCCCTTTCGTGGTCAAGGGCGTGCTGCGGGCCGAGGATGCAGAGCCGCTGAAAAAACGCGGTGTTGATGCGATCTGGGTCTCAAATCATGCGGGTCGCCAGTTTGATGCGGCCCCGGCCAGCATTGACGCCCTGCGCGATATCCGGGCCGCGACCGACCTGCCGCTGATCTTTGACAGCGGCATCGAAGGCGGGCTTGATATTCTGCGCGCCTATGCGTGTGGTGCGGATTTCGTCATGCTGGGCCGGGCGTTTCATTATGCGCTGGCAGCTCTCGGACCTCTTGGCGTGGATCATCTGATTGATATTCTGACCAAGGACATCGAAGCGAACATGGGCCAACTTGGCGCGCGGACGCTGCGCGCGGTGCCAGTGCCCTTTGATCTGGCCACGGACAGGCCTGCTCTGTGA
- a CDS encoding cobalamin B12-binding domain-containing protein, producing MPDQDSPRAARTQARYHRVQTDVLQLKSRLPQADVGDIVSEVLNRVTALRKANGDRVNLPTRQKVERLCYALISDDMNEGAAFIHDVQEDGATLEAVYLNYLAEAAAILGEWWDDDHVTFLEVIIGSSRIYAIMRDLGYLFVPDRLVEVKSAIFATVPHETHVLGVQMAADLFGAEGWNIEVMSGLPHETLVEQITQSPFHILGLSAGGAHSAGALARLIVAVRLARPDMRIFLSGQIVRTSPDLVAVMDIDGATNDIEEAKHILHDLWLDSSAQAG from the coding sequence ATGCCGGATCAAGACTCCCCTCGCGCGGCGAGGACGCAGGCCCGCTATCACCGGGTCCAGACAGATGTGCTACAACTCAAATCACGCCTGCCTCAGGCAGACGTAGGGGATATCGTCTCCGAGGTGTTGAACCGCGTCACCGCGCTCAGAAAAGCCAATGGCGACAGGGTCAACCTGCCCACACGCCAGAAAGTCGAAAGGCTGTGTTACGCGCTGATCTCGGATGACATGAACGAAGGTGCCGCGTTCATCCACGATGTGCAGGAAGATGGCGCGACCCTCGAAGCCGTCTATCTGAACTATCTCGCGGAGGCTGCCGCTATTCTGGGCGAATGGTGGGACGACGACCATGTCACTTTTCTGGAGGTGATCATTGGCAGCAGTCGAATTTACGCGATCATGCGGGATCTTGGCTATCTGTTTGTGCCTGACCGACTTGTTGAGGTGAAATCGGCAATCTTTGCAACGGTGCCGCATGAAACCCATGTTCTGGGCGTACAGATGGCAGCGGACCTCTTTGGCGCCGAGGGCTGGAACATCGAGGTCATGAGCGGACTGCCTCATGAAACGCTTGTGGAACAGATCACGCAAAGCCCCTTTCACATTCTCGGCCTGTCAGCGGGCGGCGCTCATTCTGCCGGCGCATTGGCGCGATTGATTGTTGCGGTGCGGCTGGCAAGACCCGATATGCGCATTTTCCTGAGCGGTCAGATCGTGCGGACATCACCGGACCTCGTTGCCGTCATGGATATTGATGGCGCGACCAATGATATCGAAGAGGCCAAACATATCCTGCACGACCTTTGGCTGGACTCCAGCGCGCAGGCGGGCTGA